The proteins below come from a single Malus sylvestris chromosome 3, drMalSylv7.2, whole genome shotgun sequence genomic window:
- the LOC126614674 gene encoding F-box protein At2g27310-like: MSFSAVTTSAVDQGDGASISAIHSDIITAHILTRLDGQTLAAAACASSELRAFSAEEKLWRDVSTSTWPSITDPRVDDLISTFPAGHRSFFSDSFPLLDHSPSQYNPRCSSPTAELISAVDIFYKDQLIFSKVEESETESGWFLFSPFRVELLDRKETVPTQIRHVGEDQKSLKNLEDNLSLSWIVIDRARKRAANLSSRRAVTVQRHWLTGEIQLRFATILAGEKKGEYVQCGMVVTCKGSEGGELHVREVSMQLEGMEGNHLNGRESLVILQRAIEGGMRSKEVNEKARFDEYLEMKRERRERKERREKALDMICIATGVTIFLAFWSFVLFR, from the coding sequence ATGAGCTTTTCAGCTGTAACAACATCGGCCGTCGATCAGGGCGACGGAGCTTCAATCTCCGCCATCCATTCCGACATCATCACTGCTCACATCCTTACCCGCCTCGACGGCCAGACCTTGGCTGCCGCGGCCTGCGCTTCCTCCGAATTACGCGCCTTCTCCGCCGAAGAAAAACTCTGGCGGGACGTCAGCACCTCCACTTGGCCTTCCATCACCGATCCACGTGTCGATGACCTCATTTCCACTTTCCCTGCCGGTCACCGCTCATTCTTCTCCGACTCTTTCCCGCTCCTCGACCACTCCCCCTCCCAATACAATCCCAGATGTTCGTCTCCCACCGCGGAGTTAATCTCGGCCGTCGATATTTTTTACAAAGACCAGCTCATTTTCTCGAAAGTTGAAGAGTCCGAAACCGAGTCCGGGTGGTTCCTCTTCTCGCCCTTCCGAGTTGAATTACTTGACAGGAAAGAAACCGTCCCAACACAAATCCGACATGTCGGGGAAGACCAAAAGTCGTTGAAGAACTTGGAGGACAACTTGAGCCTGAGCTGGATCGTGATCGACCGGGCCCGGAAACGGGCGGCGAACTTGTCGAGCCGGAGGGCGGTGACGGTGCAGCGGCACTGGCTAACGGGGGAGATACAGCTGCGCTTCGCGACGATTTTGGCGGGGGAGAAGAAGGGGGAGTATGTACAGTGTGGGATGGTGGTCACGTGCAAGGGAAGCGAAGGAGGGGAGCTGCACGTGAGAGAGGTGAGCATGCAGTTGGAGGGAATGGAGGGGAACCACTTGAACGGGAGGGAGAGTTTGGTAATTTTGCAGAGAGCGATCGAGGGAGGGATGAGGAGTAAGGAGGTAAACGAGAAGGCGAGGTTCGATGAATACTTGGagatgaagagagagaggagagagagaaaggagaggagagagaaggccTTGGACATGATCTGCATTGCTACTGGGGTTACTATTTTCTTGGCGTTCTGGTCATTTGTCTTGTTCAGATAA